In Kineosporia sp. NBRC 101731, the genomic window GGTGAAGAACTGCCAGGGGGTGAGCGCGCCCCACTCTTCACCCATGAAGAGCATCGGCGTGTAGACACTGGTCAGCATGATCGCGGCCGAGGCCGCCAGCCGGCCGGGGGCGATCGTGGCGCTGGGCCGGTCGCCGGTGGCGCGGTTGCCCACCTGGTCGTGGTTCTGGGTGGCGATCACGAACTGGTGCCCGCGGTGCTTGTCCGGGGAAATGGGCTTGCCCCAGTGCTTCCCGCGGAAGGTGGAGTAGTCGCCGGCGTGCCGGAAGGCCTCTTTCAGCACCCGGGCGAGCACCGACGCGGTGCCGAAGTCGACGTAATAGCCCTGGGTCTCACCGGTGACGAAGGAGTGGATCGAGTGGTGCACGTCGTCGTCCCACTGCCCGGTCAGGCCCCGCCCGCCCCCGGCGACCGGCTCGATCATGAACGGGTCGTTCAGGTCGCTCTCGGCGATCAGGCCCAGCGGGCGGGCAAGCTCTTTCGACAGGTCGGCGGTGCGCTCGGAGATCTCGGCCAGGATGTGCCGGGGCGAGGAGTCGACCAGCGCGTGCACGGCGTCGAGCCGCAGGCAGTCGATGTGGAAGTCGCGGAACCAGCGCAGCACGTTGTCGACGATCCAGGAGCGCACACCGTGCGAGCCCTCGTCGTCGAGGTTGACGGCCTCGCCCCAGGGCGTGGTGTGGGCGTCGGTGAAGTACGGGCCGAACTCGCGCAGGTAGTTACCGTCGGGACCGAGATGGTTGTAGACGACGTCGAGGCAGACGCCCAGGCCCTTCCCGTGCGCCGCGTCGACGAACCGCTGCAGCGCCTCCGGCCCGCCGTAGGAGTGGTGCACGGCGTACAGGCCGACCCCGTCGTACCCCCATCCCCGCACTCCGGAGAACTCGGCGACCGGCAGCAGCTCGATCATCTGCACGCCGAGGTCGACGAGGTGGTCGAGCCGGCCGATCGCGGCGTCGAGGGTGCCCTCGGGCGTGAAGGTGCCGATGTGCAGCTCGTAGAACACGGCTCCGCGGCTGTCCAGGCCCGGCCAGGATCCGTCCGACCAGGCGTGGCGCTCGGCGTCGAACACCCGGCTGGCGGCGTGTACGCCCTCCGGCTGCCAGGCACTGCGCGGGTCGGGACGGGGGTCACCGCCGTCGAGGGCGAACGCGTAGTCCGTGCCGTGCCCCGCCTCCGCTACGGATGCGTGCCAGAGACCGGCGGTTTCGGGAGTCGCCTCCTGCCCCAGAGCCGGGTCGGCCACGAGCCGTAGAGGCTCACGCCGATCGAGGCCGGGCAGGTGCAACATGACGCGACTGGCGCCGGGGGCCCAGAGGGTGAACTCGTGCACGGGGTCAGCCTCTCAGAAGATCGGCCGCAACACCCGCCCAAAGGTTACGGTGGCGCATGCCCACCGCACTCGTCACCGGCCCCACCGCCGGTATCGGTACCGCCTTCGCACGTCGCCTCGCGCGGGACGGCTACCACCTCGTTCTGGTCGCGCGCGACGCCGGCCGGCTGGAGGCCCTGCGCGCGGAACTGGGTGACGCGGAGGTGATCGTCGCCGATCTCGGCGATCCGCAGCAGCGCCGGGCCGTGGTGGAACGACTGGGTGACGCCACTCGCCCGGTCGATCTGCTGGTCAACAACGCGGGGATCGGCGGGCAGGGCGAGTTC contains:
- the treZ gene encoding malto-oligosyltrehalose trehalohydrolase, with product MHEFTLWAPGASRVMLHLPGLDRREPLRLVADPALGQEATPETAGLWHASVAEAGHGTDYAFALDGGDPRPDPRSAWQPEGVHAASRVFDAERHAWSDGSWPGLDSRGAVFYELHIGTFTPEGTLDAAIGRLDHLVDLGVQMIELLPVAEFSGVRGWGYDGVGLYAVHHSYGGPEALQRFVDAAHGKGLGVCLDVVYNHLGPDGNYLREFGPYFTDAHTTPWGEAVNLDDEGSHGVRSWIVDNVLRWFRDFHIDCLRLDAVHALVDSSPRHILAEISERTADLSKELARPLGLIAESDLNDPFMIEPVAGGGRGLTGQWDDDVHHSIHSFVTGETQGYYVDFGTASVLARVLKEAFRHAGDYSTFRGKHWGKPISPDKHRGHQFVIATQNHDQVGNRATGDRPSATIAPGRLAASAAIMLTSVYTPMLFMGEEWGALTPWQFFTAFESPELADAVRQGRRAEFGSHGWAPEEVPDPQALSTRDASVLDWSEIGRVDGELDHGAMLRWYRDLIALRAASPDLLNDSFDAVTVTHGEGWIAMRRGSFTTVVNIGPEADIVVAAGSVPRLTWGSIETVDEETVRLQPDSVAVLQVQG